One Candidatus Eisenbacteria bacterium DNA segment encodes these proteins:
- a CDS encoding TIM barrel protein has product MTMRFGSAGNPRSAPRAGTDHGILRAHALGLQCLEMAWGNGVRMGEAAIARVAAAGRDTGLELTAHAPYYLNLSGEPEVVRASEERLVAAARQAWWCGGRSVCFHAGYYGTLGPARASRRIVSALKRITKRLRSEGITLDLRPELTGRSSQAGTLEEIVQWSADIEGVKPCIDFAHQYARSGGAINRYEDFRAMLDLVRDRLGATSLASMHVHLSGIEYRAHGETRHRPLTQSKFRWREVLRALRDAGAAGWVIGESPEIEDDALRLQRAYRRLA; this is encoded by the coding sequence ATGACGATGCGATTCGGCTCGGCCGGAAATCCGCGCTCCGCGCCGCGCGCCGGCACCGACCATGGCATCCTCCGCGCGCACGCGCTCGGACTCCAGTGCCTCGAGATGGCGTGGGGCAATGGCGTGCGGATGGGAGAAGCCGCGATCGCGCGAGTCGCGGCCGCCGGGCGCGACACCGGCCTCGAGCTGACCGCGCACGCGCCGTACTACCTCAACCTGAGCGGGGAGCCCGAAGTCGTGCGCGCCAGCGAAGAGCGCCTGGTGGCCGCCGCGCGCCAGGCGTGGTGGTGCGGGGGACGCAGTGTGTGCTTCCATGCCGGCTACTACGGAACGCTCGGGCCGGCGCGCGCGTCTCGGCGCATCGTGTCGGCGCTCAAACGCATCACGAAGCGCCTGCGATCCGAGGGCATCACGCTCGATCTGCGGCCCGAACTGACGGGGCGCTCGAGTCAGGCCGGGACGCTGGAGGAAATCGTGCAGTGGAGCGCCGACATCGAGGGCGTGAAGCCCTGCATCGACTTCGCGCACCAGTACGCCCGCAGCGGCGGCGCGATCAATCGCTACGAGGACTTTCGAGCGATGCTCGACCTGGTGCGTGATCGGCTCGGAGCCACGTCGCTCGCGAGCATGCACGTGCACCTGTCGGGCATCGAGTATCGCGCGCACGGCGAGACCCGCCACCGCCCGCTGACGCAGTCGAAGTTTCGCTGGCGCGAGGTGCTGCGCGCGCTGCGAGACGCCGGAGCCGCCGGCTGGGTGATCGGCGAGAGTCCCGAGATCGAAGACGACGCGCTGCGCCTCCAGCGCGCCTATCGGAGGCTCGCTTGA